The Metabacillus sediminilitoris genome window below encodes:
- a CDS encoding LacI family DNA-binding transcriptional regulator — MANIKDIAKMAGVSVTTVSRVLNNHPYVSADKKEAVRKAIELCKYQPNINAVHLSIGKTYLIGVVIPFSNHPYFGLLLEGIANEALKSNYKLVLFQTNYEELREAEALAMLKDKQIDALIICSRICEWDMIDEYLSYGRIILCEDVRGENVSATFIDHYKTFTKALTYLYDKGHKKIGYCIGRQTGTNSKQRELAYHDFMEKWDLPFEPAYIFDECLHVEDGDRVVQQVKKMSDPPSALLVTSDQVAAGIVTCCKVNNISIPEELAIMGFDNQPIAKMMNITTLEIPLVEMGKNLFRQAVEKADISQKEIFVELIERDTV, encoded by the coding sequence ATGGCAAATATTAAAGATATTGCTAAGATGGCTGGTGTATCTGTTACAACTGTTTCAAGAGTTCTCAATAATCACCCGTATGTAAGTGCGGATAAGAAAGAGGCTGTTAGAAAAGCAATTGAGCTTTGTAAGTATCAGCCAAATATAAATGCCGTTCATTTGAGCATCGGCAAAACTTACCTGATTGGTGTTGTGATTCCTTTTTCAAATCATCCTTATTTTGGCTTGTTGCTCGAGGGGATTGCTAATGAAGCTTTAAAAAGCAACTACAAATTAGTCCTCTTCCAAACGAATTATGAGGAATTGAGAGAGGCAGAAGCATTAGCAATGTTAAAGGATAAGCAAATTGATGCGTTAATTATTTGTTCACGCATTTGTGAATGGGATATGATTGACGAGTATTTATCTTATGGACGAATCATTTTATGTGAAGATGTGCGAGGGGAAAATGTTTCAGCCACATTTATCGATCATTATAAAACGTTTACGAAAGCGTTAACCTATTTATATGATAAAGGCCATAAAAAAATCGGTTATTGTATCGGCAGACAAACAGGAACAAATAGTAAACAAAGAGAATTAGCTTATCATGATTTTATGGAAAAATGGGATCTGCCATTTGAGCCAGCTTATATTTTTGATGAATGTTTACATGTTGAAGACGGGGATCGAGTCGTCCAACAAGTAAAAAAGATGAGCGATCCACCCTCAGCCCTGCTAGTAACGAGCGACCAAGTAGCAGCGGGGATCGTTACTTGCTGTAAGGTGAATAACATAAGCATACCTGAGGAACTAGCCATAATGGGCTTTGATAATCAGCCGATTGCAAAAATGATGAACATTACAACATTGGAAATTCCTTTAGTGGAAATGGGAAAAAACTTATTCCGCCAAGCAGTTGAAAAGGCAGACATTTCTCAAAAAGAGATTTTCGTCGAATTAATTGAACGTGATACAGTATAA